The DNA segment AGGGGACTTGGCGAAGGGTTTTAGGCGTAGTAGGAGAGAGGGCGGCGCGGGTGGTCAGGAGGGGCAATCTGAACCCTCCATCTGTGTCCCGCGTAAAGCCCTAAATGCAATTTCTTGGCAAGAAATGAGTAATGGTGATTCTATACTAATTCACAGAATGGGCTGTTAGAGGATGAACCATATAATTCTGAACATTAAATTAATATACAAAacatattattaaataatattgaaattttgTAATATTTTAAACACCAGAAATACATACGATAATGCAGATTTAAATGATGTAAATAATTAATTTGATGCACCATTCTCCAAAGACGAAGTGAAAATGTAACAAAGAGAGACATTACAAACTTAAATTTATCAAATTTTCCAATCCAACTGGTTGACCTAATTGGGATCAAATAACTATGCCAATAAATATTAGGTGAATCGACCACTATAAATTCAAATGTATAGTCAGTCACTCGATAAATCAAAATTAAGAGGCCTGAAAGAGCCTTTCTAAAAACAAAAAACTCTTTCTCCTGAAATTTTCTATGCAATATCAGAATAGTTGGCACAGCAGATAGAACTGATAAACAaaactctcatatatatatatatatatatatatatatatatatatatatatatataaccaagcATAACAACCATCTCAAACTATATCAAGGTCTTCTTCATCATCCAATTCCTGTTCAATTGATGGTCGTAGCCTTTTCCCCTCTCTCAAAGCGATTCTTCCCCCCTTCTTTGGCTTTCCTCTGAAAACAACAGAGGACAAAGATATCGATCAGCCACATGCACCTTGGAATAGAAAGGTTTAACAAGATTAATCATAAAAGAGTACATCATCTTGAGGATAAGAAGATTCACAAAGAATAAAATCTAGAAATCACTTTTGACATAATTTGCACAAAGTTATGAAGAGGTAGTTCCAGATTAGAAAGCTCTCTTTGACCGCATGAGGGCTATCTAGTTGTGTTCCTCAATGTAGATGATCGCTTCCTACCAGACAATAACCCTTGTGGATTTTAAAAGTTAACAGAGATCCCATTGGTATGACATTCTAACACCACAAAAAAAGCACCTTGAATCAAGTTCAGGTGAAAAACACACTTGGGATTTCCAGATGTAAATCTTTTACTGAATTCATCCAATCAAAAAGCAAAGAGATAGGAACTCGTTATTCCATCCACAGACTGCCTCCAACACCTCACCGCCATCTATAGGTGCATGGGAATATAATTAAGTGTACTTACTGTCCATTTGCAGGAGTTCCTCCACCCCGTGATCGAACTGGACCATATTCAGACCTTCCctctataaaaaaaaacaaagagacaGATAAACAGGCCAACTATAGCTTCCTTACTACAAAATCATTAGGATAGTCTCAGAAGAAAACTCACCATCCCGACCAGCAACATGTTCTTCAACCTAAACACATGCACAATGGTTAGACTGCTCATCTCTGCATTACGTGTCATATGACAATAGTAATTAAGACCAACTACAGCAACAAGTGAggattaaaaaaaagataatattgatAGAATTAGGAACTACATACGATGGAAATGTTAAATACAAAAATATTCACATGTGGTTTAGCCCCATCTCACTATTGTATCACCTGACCTGACTGTTTTCTCTTTTTCCATTGTACTCCGCATGCCACAAAAGCAACCCTTTGACACCAGTTGTGTTGGTGACTACTGCCAAAGATATGCTGTGGCTTCCTTCTCAGGCACACCAGGTTAGTGCCATGCAGACACCAATACGTTAACAACTAAATGAACCCTCAACTTAATGATGCAGAACCCAAATATCAAGTATTTCATCATGATCGTAAACTTTAACACGAGGCAAGCTGCCAATTGTATTCCATAAGGCAAAGTGGGAAAAAAAATCAGAAGAGGAAGATAAAGTTAAATCAGCATATTGTAACAAGTAGGTCTTCTTTAATAAATTCACAGATTGAAGTCACAAAGATGTGAAAAAACATATTTACCTTTGTAGCTTATATAAGAACAGCAAATGGAATTTTTAGATACAATGTGAAATCAGAGATAATACAAAAAATTCCACCTGATATCATTTTCCACTTGTTAAATTTATTTTGACATGCAAAAATAATTGGCATTTGAAGCAGGACCATTTAGCTAATGTTTAGAAAGTTGCAGCAGGTACATACCACTGGGGAGGTAATTGATGACAAGGAGAATAGCCTGTCTTCAGGCTGAAACCTTCTGGAACGCTTCAGGCTGAaaacataattttaaataatgtttTTGTTATTATAAGCTGTTACCACCTGAAATGTTATACATCAGAGCTTGTGATAGATAAGTTCTTGAAAATATGAACTCTGAAGAGACCGGTGTGCCAAAACATGCAGATGGGTGTTCAAGCAGCATTACTAAATCAAAATAGATACAATTAGCATTAGGAGGTGATCGATCCAGCCGAGATACACTATGCATCACCAAGCAGTATACCAGGTATACATCGGTGCTTAAATCATTGGCCACAAGCATATCAATGATTTAATGCCAATCAAGATGCACATTTTTCAGAGATCACAATCATCATGCAGATAAAGAATTGTGAAAAAGATACTAGTGCTCCTCTCTACCACAAGtaagacaaaataaaataaaataaaacttcatGTACAATATTCATGGTATTTCAAGGATTTAATTTGATAAGGGAACAACTCCAGATAAAGCAGTTCATTGAAAAAGTAGTTGCAACAGTCAGTGAGACAAAAATTAATGTCTACTCAGCACCTCCATTCACTTCTTGTTATTTAATGGCATGTGCCACTAGATGGCAATCCTAGAAGCAAGGCAAGTTAATAAAACTTTGTCAAAAGGTATATGGTTGTGCAGACACATTGATAGAAAATGAATATTCAAACAAGTTAAGGAATCTTTATTACATCATTCACAATTGATTATGAGTTTTCTATGAGATATGTGGCATGTATTCCACAAGAAAGTTGAGAATACCAATATTATAGTATGAGTATCACAGACACGTGAACATGATCATCTCTCGAGTTAAAGGATTTCTCTGTAGAATATTCCTTTATGTGTTAGGCCAAATTTCAGTATCCCTTCTTTTTCTTATCTACTGCATGCTCCCaattattatataatgatttcTTAAATTTCCATACACACAAACTGTAAATGGCATGCCTTATGTCAACAACATGACTGGGATATTAAAAAAAAGCAATTGGGATATTGGTCAAATATGATGAAGCGGAGACACTTTGAGCTTCCATGTGAAATTAGGCATGGAACAGAACTCTTATGAAGAAGTTTTGGGAGTTACAaggtaaaaaaaattcatttatgGCAACAAATAAACACATGATACTAGTAATCCATGTCACTTTCACTATTGTCCTTATCCATGTGTATAACAAGAAATGCATCAAAGACCTGGCACTGGAATAGCCAACTTTATCAGAAGCTTGGTCTAGAAAATTCAAGAGAATTATATTTTATGATCACATTGGTAAAATCCAGCAAAATCGAGATTATTTTGAGCAGGGTCAACAGCCAACAGGGATGCAGTTGCTGCTAGATGGTTAAGACACATCTTTAAAGGTAAAATAAGGGTGTGATGTTTTTTGTACAATTAGAAATAGAAAAGAGGTACGAGATTGCAAGTTCCAGAGTAACAGAATGAAGATCCATCACTCTTGTGTAGGTATAAGACAACCTACAGTGCATAACCTCAGCAGGATTAAGAAGAGAACTTCAGCATTATTGTTCTACTGGTTGTAGAAAGCAATATTCAATAAATAGAGAAAATAAGAACGGAAGCACAAATTTATACTGCAAATTCAATAAACTTACTTAGCAGTACTCTTTGATGATGACAAGAAACCTTCAAAACCTTTCAGCACACTTCCATTCTGATTTGAGTCTTGTAAATATGTAGTTTCTAGGTCATAGATCTAACAAAGTAGAGCAGAAAATGTGAAGATGCAATTACTAATTCATGTTCATCCAAATAAACCATATATCAATTGCAATTAATGGGACCAAAATACatgcttacaaaaaaaaaattgtaaatgtGGAATTCTctcactttctttttttttattttaaagggaACAGTCAGATCAGCTACAAATTTCCAGATCATGACATCAGGGTAAATGACTATTTTGTCATATGAACAACAGTTGCACAAAAGATATTTAAGTTATTTGTGAAATGTCTTTAACATGGATCATCGTTGCAAAGGAAAAGTAAGGGTTTCACGTGTGGAATAGATGGATGGTGGTGCTTCAAAACAAAGTGTTATTGGTAatagatatttttttatgaacgAGAATGGAAATCTTCAGACGACCAGTGCATGATCCCTAGCAACCCTCTAGCTTCTTCAACAATTGAAATAGTTTCCTCAAAGTTCCCAGAGCATATGGAAGATATTACACAAATAGTTTGGCTCACCAAGCAAATGGACACTGGTTGCTTCATGCCATGTTCTGAATTGGTCGAGTATGCTATGAAAGTAAAGCAGAAACAAGTTATTCAACAAGAAAGTGGCTGTCAGAGGATCTAAATGAAgaaaaggaaggcctttagattttttaatattatgcAATTCCTCGTCGTTTTAGTCAACCAGAAAGATCATATGATATGTTTTCTATCGGCGGGAATTAACAAATCACCATATTAGTTGAGCATACTCAAAGCTTTTAATTGTCATCCCTACCTATGTTGGATGCTTACTTTATTTGCTATCAAGTGCATTTCTCACCCTCCTTAGTACTAAGCGGAAGGTTTCAAATAACCAAAACTTTTAAGTGGCTTGGATTTGGCGGGCATATATACTAACATTATCAAATCCGAGGATCAACGCTCTCGAATATTTTCTCGTCTATATAGAAAATACCCTCAGCCCAACCATAGAAGTTCAAGTAGGGAAAAGGAAGGATACGGGAAGGGGGAAGATAAAGCATTAGAGATTAGGTTGATGATGTGATTCTTAGCAGTACTCGCATCATTGAATAGAAAAGAAGATGAAACATGAAATCCTCGTTCTCAAGGAGTAATTTGTAAAAAGAATATAGATATGTCAATAGCAGGTACAGGTTCTCCTGCAAAATAACATGGAATGTCACCGAAGCCAACATATTAAAATTGACCACGCTCCGTTCATAACCAATTTGACGAACCGAGCAAGCTTTCACAAATAAAGAACAATCGgaccaaacacaatcatgaaatcCTGAAACCTAAGTAGCAAGACTGCGCTAACCAGGGAAAAGATAACAGCTTTTTCATCAAAGAGACATAACAATCAATTCTTTCACGATGAAATCAGAGATGCTAACCTAAAAGAAACATggggaagaggaaaaagaaaaaagagacaatAGAAAGTAAGACGGGGGACCTACTTGTCTCTCGATGACCCGGAGTTCGTCCTGGAGATTGTCCCTCTTGCTTACCAGCGCTGAAAGCACGGCCGAGGGATTGGAGACCGCCCTTTGCCCCAGTAAACCCATTTTTGAATCCCGCGCCACAATAAGATCAGGATCGGGAGGGTCGTGGACTCGAACAAGACGGGATATCAAACAAAGAATTCGCAGAACCAAAGAACGACGACTCGTGAATTTTTGGCGGAAGGCGATTCGATCGGGTTTCCTCTTTCTACTCTGACAATTTTAGTAGTGTTTCACGGTACGAATTCCGAACTTTCCCCAAATCCGAAGGTAAATTTCAGGGACTGGTCTCGGAGCCGTAGTTCTTCTGGTTTCCTTTTCCCTATTCCTCGTTCCTCCGAGATGTGCCTTCAAAATTCGGAAACGCTTGATGATCCATCACAAGAGGGCCTCCCGAACGACCTGCGAGCGATGAGCACACGTAATCATACCACCGGTACGCGGTATCCGCGGGTGACCGCATAGAAGCCTTTCATCGCGGAACAACGACAACAGGTGAGACGCCTATTGATTTCAATCAAATTCCAATCATAATACTTAATTTTTGGAACCTAAATACTTTGCAAACTTGATTATTTGTGTAGTGGGACTCACTATTCTCCGAATCAAGGATAGTTCGACCACTATCGATGCAATAGATTCCATCTTAGGTCCACATCGGTGTTGGTATCCACATTAGACTCGGATTCCTATGGCTTTTTACTCTGTGAAACCATTCTAGACGAGTTACGATAAACCCGGATATCTCCGCTGTTGGCTGAGCGATCGCAAGATTCGACTCATTTTAACTCGGACAGGATTCAAAGCGCTCGCATGTGTAGTTGTGGTGTCACAGCTCTTTGGTTGGATCATTGGTGGGTATCGTTAAAGGCCTGGTGAGAATGCGTGGCTTTGCAGGGTCGTCCTCGCATCCACGGGATCTCTACTGCTCACGGTCAAACAGAAGAGCTGCCATGCATGTACGAAAAGACACACACGGGCACCGCGATGATGTGTTGTCGATCACACCTGATGGAAATGCACATGCAGTGATTGCACGAAGGCATCTGGAAAGAGAGAGACTTTCCTCTGCGATTAATTTCGAACCTTTCCCTGCCTCGCAAATAGGTCGGGGTTATTAGATATGATCAGGGAGACAACACCATGTGTTACACTACATTGTAGATTTAACCCTGTGGTGAAGAAAAACGATGTAAATTTCTCGAAACCATCCATCATCTACTGCAGAGTTTAGATGTCAACAGAGGATGAGCAGCATCTAGATAGTGGTTCGGGAAAAAGgctggggaagaggagaagaaacatactaatatgaagaaacaaagagaaagacCAGTGAGACAGGGTATCCGTGCGGTAGGAGTTTCCCTCGATGTTGCTTGTTGATCTCCGAAGAAGAACGGCGGCCTTCCTACTTTTTAATGAAGGTTATGATCCTACTTTGGAATCACTGCTTCACTGGAGCTTCAAGCACCTTAGCCTGCAAGAAATTATTGTATAGCGATCATCAAAAGAATGGCACCATACAATGTGATATGTTTTAGCGCGACAGAACGAATAAAGCGTTGGGAGAGATTGTACTATCGATAAGAAAGAACTACTTTAAAAAGCTAGTGTCAGCCATAATGTTGGGTAAACCATACATGGCTTCCGTGCTGGCCGGTGGCTGGAGAGCGCACGTCGGAGGTGGCATATCAGGATCAGATCTCATGTGAGTTAAGAGACACAAAAGTTCTCGTCATATAAAAACAGGAAGATCAGATGGTGGTAACTCATCATGCATGACGCAAATCAGAGAGCatatgtgaagaagaagaagaagaagaagaagaaatgagtCATCAACTGGACGAGGAAAAAGAGGGATCGAACAGAATGCAGCGAGTGAAAGAAGAGATCTCTTGCAATCTTCAAGTAAAGAAACACGAAACCTCGTGTTAGGTTTGTCTCATTTCAAATTATAGCCACTGAACATTTTGAGAGAAAAGAAGAATcagagagaggagaagaagacgGATCGGTGAACAGTCCAAGAAGATCGAGAGAAGGGAACTCTCGACAAGGTCCTCAAACGTCGAGCTGCCTTATAATTGCGAGGATTTCGACCCCGGAAAATAAAGAGACAGAAAACAGGAAACCGAAGAAGATACGATCGGAGAACGGCGGTGGAAAGCGGAAGGTAGATCTACCTCTGCTCCTCATCAGCGCCGCCGGCCCTGCTGCTGGAGGACTTGTAATATGGGTATGGCACCCGGTTCGACTCGATGAACTTGAGGTCCTCGACCAGGAGCTCGTAGTGTCGCTTGACCTCGTCCACGGTCTTCCCTCCCACGGCTCGTGCCACATTCTGCCAGCGATCCGGGGTGTCCTTGTCGTACACGGCGAGCGCCCGCTCGAAGAGCTTGTTCTGCTGCGCCGTCCACGAGGAGCCCGAGCTACGTGAGAGCGATCCCGAAGCCATTCTCCTGCACAAAGGAGAGAGGAGTCGAATGCTAGAATAACAAAAAGGGGAGGGAAGATGGGGTTATAGAGGCTGCGATCGCCGAAGGTGTGAGGGAGAAGTAGCCTTATAAGCAGAAGAGAAGCAGTTCTGAGGCAGAAGGGAGACAACGGCAGAATCGTACTAGGGAAAAGAGAAGATAGAATACCAGATGCATGACTAGTTTGCACGAGAGCCACATGACAAAGCAGAGAGGGTGACATGGAGTACCGGGGAACCATCATCGACCGAGTCTTGGGAGGGCCCCCCCCCTTTTGTGACTTCATGTCCCAAGCTTTCGACCCCTTTTACACGATAAAGCTTCGAGAGTCTCCTTCATCGGtcgatgaactgtgaaaagaatgcACCACCGTGCATGTCTTTGTATTCATGGGTCCTGTGTCCATAATAAACGAATGAATACCATGTTTGCTGTGCTGTAATACAAGTGTATCCACACACTGCTCGGATTAAGGGTGCCGTCGTGTACTCGAAGAAACGAAGATGGGCGAGTCCCTTTCAGAGATGGCGATCCTACTCGCTTTCCCGAGGGTCACGGACCTGATTGTGTTGACCTGTCGACGATACTTAGGCAGACCTACCGGGATCACTATCTCGAGACATTTCTACGGAGGTTGACTGTGACATCTCTGACAAGCTTAAAAAACGTGTTACTTGGACCCTCAACAGACCCCCGGAAAGTCTAAACAGCTCCTCCCGAGTCAGAAATAATTCGATGGAATGGCAGTTGTTCCCCTCGTAAGGAAGGACATGTACTGCTCTCACCAATGTTTCGATTACCAGCTGAATTGATTTATACTCTTGTTCTTTTGATCTTCTCCTTCTCGTGAAATGATGGATAGCTTCTTTTGTTTGAAGTTAAAAGGAGGTGAAGTAGGTTTCATCAGCAGGCTGGGTGGTCAAAGAAGTCACATTCTTCTTCTAAAGTAAGGATAATGACATCCGAAGATCTTGTCCGCTTAGTATCGATTTCTTTTCTGCCGGGTTGCAGTTGGAAGAGTGAGAGGATGATTGCCTGATTGTGTACGCGTCGATATGTTCCATGCTGCGAGCCAAATGCTACCAACTGGCATATGTACTACTTTGAACTGGATCTCACCGCAAGCCCAGTGTTGCCCAGCTGTTTGGCTTCTTTCTTCCGCTCAAGATGGCACCATCAGCGAAGATCAATAATAAATACTGTGTCACATGCATATCGACAGCTTTAATCATCTGAGCTTGAGTTTTAATTCGTTTAACGACAGTTCTTttcttgaggaggaggaggaggaggaggaggagggtgatCTAATGATTCCACTGCAGAATTTTATGAACTTGTCTGTTGTCGATGATAAGATTTAGATCGAGTGGGACCTCACATGACCGCCATTCGCATTTATGAGCTCGAGTAGCTGGCCGAACTCGGCTACATTTCCTCGTACTATGCACCTTCCACAACTCAACTttgatgtatacatatacatgtcatCCACAAGCGGCGGGCGACAGTTTTCCATGGCTTCGGGCGGCCCATATGCGCCCCATCCGACCTAAATCACCAATCGATCGAGTCCCTACCCGTAACGCAGCCAAGCGAGAAGGTGGTGGAGAAGGGAGGCATTGCCGCCGCCAAGAGGGCCGCCTCCTCGGCCAGGAGGGTGTCCTGCTCTGCTGCCGCTGCCTTCGTAGGAGTCGTTTTCTCCCTCGAGGGTATTACTgcttttctcttctcctcctctttcctcCTGAGAAATGCAACTATCGGAATGCAATTGCTCAAATGCATTTGTTATATATGACCTGCATCATTATTTATAGACGATTTGGTTGCATGTGGTTTTGCGGGCAGGCATTGTAAACTTAGGCTCTAACATGCAAAAATCGCATTTTGAAAAGGCAGTAAGGCATTTCGAGTTTACATCCAATTTATACAACTTACATTTGCAAATGTGGATGCAACAATGTTTTCATGTGAAAGGTAGCAGATGCAATCAAACGCACCCTTGGTCGACTCTTCTTTCTATTACCAATCGACCCATTCAGTGTGGTCCGCCAATTAAAAatcaaatgataaaaatatatctataaacTCATGAACGAGCTCatttataagttcaaaaataGTCGGTGGATCC comes from the Musa acuminata AAA Group cultivar baxijiao chromosome BXJ1-10, Cavendish_Baxijiao_AAA, whole genome shotgun sequence genome and includes:
- the LOC135595969 gene encoding uncharacterized protein LOC135595969 — protein: MGLLGQRAVSNPSAVLSALVSKRDNLQDELRVIERQIYDLETTYLQDSNQNGSVLKGFEGFLSSSKSTANLKRSRRFQPEDRLFSLSSITSPVVEEHVAGRDEGRSEYGPVRSRGGGTPANGQGKPKKGGRIALREGKRLRPSIEQELDDEEDLDIV
- the LOC135595970 gene encoding protein RADIALIS-like 3, which gives rise to MASGSLSRSSGSSWTAQQNKLFERALAVYDKDTPDRWQNVARAVGGKTVDEVKRHYELLVEDLKFIESNRVPYPYYKSSSSRAGGADEEQRLRCLKLQ